A region of Streptomyces halobius DNA encodes the following proteins:
- the purE gene encoding 5-(carboxyamino)imidazole ribonucleotide mutase: protein MTSPANPVVGVVMGSDSDWPVMEAAAKALDEFEIPYEVDVVSAHRMPREMITYGEDAAGRGLKAIIAGAGGAAHLPGMLASVTPLPVIGVPVPLKYLDGMDSLLSIVQMPAGVPVATVSVAGARNAGLLAARILAAHDPELLGRMREFQQELNDQATEKGKRLRNKVATPNGFGFGGGK, encoded by the coding sequence ATGACTTCCCCCGCGAACCCCGTCGTCGGCGTCGTCATGGGCTCCGACTCCGACTGGCCCGTCATGGAAGCCGCCGCCAAGGCCCTCGACGAGTTCGAGATCCCCTACGAGGTCGATGTCGTCTCCGCGCACCGCATGCCGCGCGAGATGATCACCTACGGCGAGGACGCCGCCGGCCGCGGCCTGAAGGCGATCATCGCGGGCGCCGGCGGAGCCGCCCACCTCCCCGGGATGCTCGCCTCCGTCACCCCGCTGCCGGTGATCGGCGTCCCCGTCCCGCTGAAGTACCTGGACGGTATGGACTCGCTGCTGTCCATCGTGCAGATGCCGGCCGGAGTGCCGGTCGCCACCGTCTCCGTCGCCGGGGCCCGTAACGCCGGGCTGCTCGCCGCCCGCATCCTCGCCGCCCATGACCCCGAACTCCTCGGCCGGATGCGGGAATTCCAGCAGGAGCTCAACGACCAGGCCACCGAGAAGGGCAAGCGGCTGCGCAACAAGGTCGCCACCCCCAACGGCTTCGGCTTCGGCGGCGGCAAGTGA
- a CDS encoding GtrA family protein has protein sequence MSERSALRSRLEALTREVVKFGAVGGAGVVVNFVVFNLVRHLTEIPVVRASIIATVIATGTNYLGYRYFTYRERDKRGRTRELSLFLLFSVVGLVIENGILYTATYGFDWDSPLQSNFFKFLGIGVATLFRFWSYRTWVFRTLPAREAVVSAESFLADDSERSRSTSRW, from the coding sequence ATGAGTGAACGGAGCGCGCTGCGGTCCAGGCTGGAGGCGCTCACACGGGAAGTGGTGAAGTTCGGTGCGGTCGGCGGCGCCGGGGTCGTCGTGAACTTCGTGGTGTTCAACCTCGTACGGCACCTGACCGAGATCCCCGTCGTCCGGGCCAGCATCATCGCGACGGTCATCGCGACCGGCACCAACTACCTCGGCTACCGCTACTTCACCTACCGCGAGCGCGACAAGCGGGGCCGCACCCGGGAACTCTCCCTCTTCCTGCTGTTCAGCGTGGTCGGCCTGGTCATCGAGAACGGCATCCTCTACACGGCGACCTACGGGTTCGACTGGGACAGCCCGCTGCAGAGCAATTTCTTCAAGTTCCTCGGCATCGGCGTCGCCACGCTGTTCCGCTTCTGGTCCTACCGCACCTGGGTCTTCCGTACGCTGCCCGCGCGGGAGGCCGTGGTGAGCGCCGAGTCCTTCCTCGCCGACGACTCCGAGCGGTCGCGCAGCACCTCCCGGTGGTAG
- a CDS encoding dipeptidase — MADLVPEQQEEDSPAAPGDNAAGRRIPRPPLLLNQRGPLARAHALLAAHPVVDGCNGLPWALRQRTGEDPAPGAPPRRIGDDRGAGRPVDLDHGDTSVRTDIPRLRAGRVGGQFWSLQVPSDLPGEQAVGATLEQIDLVHTLVRTHPRALRLALTADDLTEARNHGRIASLLGSAGGHAIDSSLSVLRAFHRLGVRALALTADRNTPWADSATDRPKAGGLTPFGEEVVREMNRLGMLIDLSGASADTMRHTLAITKSPVFLCCSAARAVTGHARNVPDDVLSQLPRNGGICMVTFTPEHIARDGGPASVQDVADHLDHARTVAGPDHVGIGAGFDTDTATETATATDTDAAPDMDADAAYRGPLSDVAGYPQLIAELIDRGWSFRDLSGLTWGNALRAVRGAECAARAVRCRRVPSTATIGRLDGARG; from the coding sequence ATGGCCGATCTCGTGCCCGAGCAGCAGGAAGAGGACAGCCCGGCTGCCCCCGGTGACAACGCGGCGGGCCGCCGGATACCGAGGCCCCCGCTGCTGCTCAACCAGCGCGGACCGCTGGCCCGCGCCCACGCCCTGCTCGCCGCCCACCCCGTCGTCGACGGCTGCAACGGCCTGCCCTGGGCACTGCGGCAGCGCACCGGCGAGGACCCGGCGCCCGGTGCGCCGCCGCGGCGCATCGGCGATGACCGGGGCGCCGGCCGCCCTGTCGACCTCGACCACGGCGACACCTCCGTCCGCACCGACATCCCCCGGCTGCGGGCCGGCCGCGTCGGCGGCCAGTTCTGGTCCCTCCAGGTGCCGTCCGACCTGCCCGGCGAACAGGCCGTCGGTGCCACGCTGGAGCAGATCGACCTCGTCCACACACTGGTCCGCACCCACCCCCGGGCGCTGCGCCTCGCGCTCACCGCCGACGACCTCACCGAGGCCCGCAACCACGGTCGGATCGCCTCACTGCTCGGCTCCGCCGGCGGTCACGCCATCGACAGCTCGCTGAGCGTGTTGCGCGCCTTCCACCGGCTCGGCGTACGGGCTCTGGCGCTCACCGCGGACCGCAACACCCCCTGGGCGGACTCCGCGACCGATCGGCCCAAGGCGGGCGGGCTGACGCCGTTCGGCGAGGAGGTGGTCCGCGAGATGAACCGCCTCGGCATGCTCATCGACCTCTCCGGCGCCTCCGCCGACACCATGCGGCACACCCTCGCGATCACCAAGTCCCCGGTGTTCCTGTGCTGTTCGGCGGCCCGCGCGGTCACCGGCCACGCCCGCAACGTCCCCGACGACGTGCTCTCGCAGCTGCCCCGCAACGGCGGGATCTGCATGGTCACCTTCACCCCCGAGCACATCGCCCGCGACGGCGGCCCGGCCTCCGTACAGGACGTCGCCGACCATCTGGACCATGCCCGGACGGTGGCCGGCCCGGACCATGTCGGCATCGGCGCCGGCTTCGACACGGACACGGCCACAGAAACAGCCACAGCCACAGACACGGACGCGGCCCCGGACATGGACGCAGACGCCGCGTACCGCGGCCCGCTGTCGGATGTCGCCGGCTATCCCCAGCTGATCGCCGAACTCATCGACCGGGGCTGGTCGTTCCGTGATCTGTCCGGCCTGACCTGGGGAAACGCGCTGCGGGCGGTACGCGGCGCGGAGTGCGCCGCCCGCGCGGTCCGGTGCCGCCGGGTCCCGTCGACGGCGACGATCGGGCGGCTGGACGGGGCCCGGGGCTGA
- a CDS encoding 5-(carboxyamino)imidazole ribonucleotide synthase codes for MTFPVVGMVGGGQLARMTHEAGIPLGIKFKLLSDTPQDSAAQVVSDVVIGDYRDLDTLRAFARGCDVLTFDHEHVPTEHLRALEADGIPIRPGPDALVHAQDKGVMRARLDAIGAPCPRHRIVSDPEDVERFAAEGDGFPVVLKTVRGGYDGKGVWLVRSSKEAAEPFLAGVPVLAEEKVSFVRELAANVVRSPHGQAVAYPVVESIQVNGVCDTVIAPAPGLAPRLSAEAQRLALRIADELEVVGHLAVELFEIRDADGEPAVLVNELAMRPHNSGHWTQDGAITSQFANHVRAVLDLPLGDPRPRVTWTVMANVLGGDYPDMYAAYLHCMARDPQLKIHMYGKDVKPGRKVGHVNTYGDDLDDVRERAAHAAGYLRGTITE; via the coding sequence GTGACGTTCCCGGTAGTCGGCATGGTCGGCGGCGGCCAGCTCGCCCGTATGACCCACGAGGCGGGTATCCCCCTCGGCATCAAGTTCAAGCTCCTCAGCGACACCCCGCAGGACTCGGCGGCCCAGGTGGTCAGCGACGTCGTCATCGGCGACTACCGCGACCTGGACACGCTGCGCGCCTTCGCCCGTGGCTGCGATGTGCTCACCTTCGATCATGAGCATGTGCCCACGGAACACCTGCGTGCGCTGGAGGCGGACGGGATTCCCATCCGCCCCGGCCCCGACGCGCTGGTGCACGCCCAGGACAAGGGGGTGATGCGGGCCAGGCTCGATGCGATCGGCGCTCCCTGCCCGCGGCACCGCATCGTCTCCGACCCGGAGGACGTCGAGCGCTTCGCGGCCGAGGGGGACGGCTTTCCGGTGGTCCTCAAGACCGTCCGCGGGGGCTATGACGGCAAGGGTGTATGGCTCGTGCGATCCTCCAAGGAGGCCGCGGAGCCGTTCCTCGCGGGAGTGCCCGTTCTCGCCGAGGAGAAGGTCTCCTTCGTCCGGGAACTGGCCGCCAATGTCGTCCGCTCGCCGCACGGCCAGGCCGTCGCGTATCCGGTCGTCGAGTCGATCCAGGTCAACGGCGTCTGCGACACGGTGATCGCCCCGGCGCCCGGACTGGCCCCGCGGCTGTCCGCCGAGGCGCAGCGGCTCGCCCTGCGGATCGCGGACGAGCTGGAGGTCGTCGGGCATCTCGCCGTCGAGCTGTTCGAGATCCGCGACGCGGACGGCGAGCCCGCGGTCCTCGTCAACGAGCTCGCCATGCGCCCGCACAACTCAGGCCACTGGACCCAGGACGGCGCGATCACCTCGCAGTTCGCCAACCACGTCCGCGCCGTCCTCGACCTCCCGCTCGGTGATCCGCGCCCGCGCGTCACCTGGACCGTGATGGCCAATGTGCTCGGCGGCGACTATCCGGACATGTATGCCGCGTACCTGCATTGCATGGCACGCGATCCGCAGTTGAAGATTCACATGTACGGCAAGGACGTGAAGCCGGGCCGCAAGGTCGGACACGTCAACACCTACGGCGACGACCTGGACGACGTGCGCGAGCGCGCCGCGCACGCCGCCGGCTATCTGCGAGGAACGATCACCGAATGA
- a CDS encoding UDP-glucose dehydrogenase family protein, translated as MALKITVIGTGYLGATHAAAMAELGFEVLGLDVVPEKIEMLQRGGVPMYEPGLEELLRRHVAGIEGSTGRLRFTTSYEEAGAFGDVHFVCVNTPQKHGEYACDMSYVDSAFASLAPHLTRPTLVVGKSTVPVGSAARLAGQLAAQAPAGEAAELAWNPEFLREGFAVEDTLHPDRIVVGVTSEQAEELLREVYASPIAEGSPFIVTDYPTSELVKASANSFLATKISFINAMAEVCEAADGDVVKLAEAIGHDDRIGKKFLRAGIGFGGGCLPKDLRAFMARAGELGADQALTFLREIDSINMRRRGHMVEMARDAVGGGFLGKRVAVLGATFKPDSDDVRDSPALNVAGQIHLQGGQVTVYDPKGMENARRLFPTLGYADSALEAVRGAHAVLHLTEWREFRELDPATIGDAVAERRILDGRNALAPELWRKAGWTYRALGRPRA; from the coding sequence ATGGCCCTCAAGATCACCGTGATCGGCACCGGCTACCTCGGCGCGACCCATGCCGCCGCCATGGCCGAGCTGGGTTTCGAGGTGCTGGGCCTGGACGTGGTTCCTGAGAAGATCGAGATGCTGCAGCGGGGCGGGGTCCCGATGTACGAGCCGGGGCTGGAGGAGCTGCTGCGCCGCCATGTCGCCGGGATCGAGGGCTCCACCGGGCGGCTCCGCTTCACCACCTCCTACGAGGAGGCCGGCGCGTTCGGCGATGTGCACTTCGTGTGCGTGAACACACCGCAGAAGCACGGGGAGTACGCGTGCGACATGTCGTACGTGGACAGCGCCTTCGCCTCGCTGGCACCGCATCTGACCCGGCCCACGCTGGTCGTCGGCAAGTCGACGGTTCCGGTGGGCAGCGCGGCCCGGCTCGCCGGGCAGCTGGCGGCGCAGGCCCCGGCGGGCGAGGCCGCCGAGCTGGCCTGGAACCCGGAGTTCCTGCGGGAGGGCTTCGCCGTCGAGGACACCCTGCACCCGGACCGGATCGTCGTCGGGGTCACCAGCGAGCAGGCCGAGGAGCTGCTGCGCGAGGTGTACGCGTCGCCGATCGCCGAGGGCTCGCCGTTCATCGTCACGGACTATCCGACGTCCGAGCTGGTGAAGGCCTCCGCCAATTCCTTCCTGGCGACCAAGATCTCCTTCATCAACGCGATGGCGGAGGTGTGCGAGGCGGCCGACGGCGATGTGGTGAAGCTGGCCGAGGCGATCGGGCACGACGACCGGATCGGCAAGAAGTTCCTGCGGGCCGGGATCGGCTTCGGCGGCGGCTGTCTGCCCAAGGACCTGCGGGCCTTCATGGCGCGCGCCGGTGAGCTGGGCGCCGACCAGGCGCTGACGTTCCTGCGCGAGATCGACTCGATCAATATGCGGCGCCGCGGCCATATGGTCGAGATGGCGCGGGACGCCGTCGGCGGCGGATTCCTCGGCAAGCGGGTCGCCGTCCTGGGCGCGACGTTCAAGCCCGACTCGGACGACGTGCGCGACTCCCCCGCGCTCAATGTCGCCGGCCAGATCCACCTCCAGGGCGGCCAGGTCACGGTGTACGACCCGAAGGGGATGGAGAACGCCCGGCGGCTGTTCCCGACCCTGGGGTACGCGGACAGCGCGCTGGAGGCGGTGCGCGGCGCGCATGCCGTACTGCACCTCACGGAGTGGCGCGAGTTCCGCGAGCTGGACCCGGCCACGATCGGCGATGCCGTCGCCGAGCGCCGCATCCTGGACGGCCGTAACGCCCTCGCCCCGGAGCTGTGGCGGAAGGCCGGCTGGACGTACCGGGCGCTGGGCCGCCCGCGCGCGTAA
- a CDS encoding VOC family protein, whose amino-acid sequence MALVELGVTVLDCPDPRALADFYAGVLGRQAEGEDDWYEVTTPGGRALAFQQVDGEYRPPRWPGQEHPQQLHLDFDVRRADIDEAERKVLGLGAKLVQSDADGRDFRVYLDPAGHPFCLCLCDGRAPVAAGTGDG is encoded by the coding sequence ATGGCTCTTGTCGAGCTCGGCGTCACGGTGCTGGACTGTCCCGACCCCCGGGCCCTCGCCGATTTCTACGCCGGGGTGCTCGGCCGGCAGGCCGAGGGGGAGGACGACTGGTACGAGGTCACCACCCCCGGCGGCCGGGCCCTCGCCTTCCAGCAGGTGGACGGCGAGTACCGGCCGCCGCGGTGGCCCGGCCAGGAGCACCCGCAGCAGCTCCACCTCGACTTCGACGTACGGCGCGCGGACATCGACGAGGCCGAGCGCAAGGTCCTCGGGCTGGGCGCGAAGCTCGTCCAGAGCGATGCGGACGGGCGGGACTTCCGGGTCTATCTCGATCCGGCGGGCCACCCCTTCTGTCTGTGCCTGTGTGACGGCCGAGCACCGGTGGCTGCGGGCACGGGTGACGGCTGA
- a CDS encoding protease inhibitor I42 family protein: MGGSGIPRINTRLLVIAVAIATLLIAAHSVISQLSGPEVYDADDTEISVEAGDRFTVQVAGDSADGYRWIIAAPRPDPAVLKAAGQRADPDEPPPSGSGGSRYLDFRAVHAGRTDLRLVRCRRCAAGAAEEAGAQSLNFRVTVR; the protein is encoded by the coding sequence ATGGGTGGCAGCGGCATACCGAGGATCAACACCAGGCTGCTGGTGATCGCCGTGGCGATCGCCACACTCCTGATCGCGGCGCACTCGGTGATCAGTCAGCTGTCCGGGCCGGAGGTCTATGACGCGGACGACACCGAGATCTCCGTCGAGGCCGGCGACCGCTTCACCGTACAGGTCGCGGGCGACTCCGCCGACGGCTACCGCTGGATCATCGCCGCCCCCCGCCCCGACCCGGCCGTCCTGAAGGCCGCCGGCCAGCGTGCCGACCCGGACGAGCCGCCGCCCTCCGGATCGGGCGGCTCCCGCTATCTCGACTTCCGGGCGGTGCACGCCGGGCGTACGGATCTGCGGCTGGTGCGCTGCCGCCGGTGCGCCGCCGGAGCCGCCGAGGAAGCCGGCGCGCAGAGCCTCAACTTCCGCGTCACGGTCCGTTGA
- a CDS encoding acyl-CoA dehydrogenase family protein encodes MAGTADFDLYRPSEEHDMLRESVRSLAEAKIAPFAAAVDEEARFPQEALEALVANDLHAVHVPESYGGAGADALATVIVIEEVARVCCSSSLIPAVNKLGSLPVILSGSEELKKKYLGPLAKGDAMFSYCLSEPDAGSDAVGMKTKAVRDGDHWVLNGVKRWITNAGVSEYYTVMAVTDPEKRSKGISAFVVEKSDEGVSFGAPEKKLGIKGSPTREVYLDNVRIPADRMIGAEGSGFATAMKTLDHTRITIAAQALGVAQGALDYAKGYVQERKQFGKPIGDFQGVQFMLADMAMKLEAARQLTYAAAAKSERIAAGGKAEDLTFFGAAAKCYASDAAMEITTDAVQLLGGYGYTRDYPLERMMRDAKITQIYEGTNQVQRIVMARNLPQ; translated from the coding sequence TTGGCGGGAACCGCTGATTTCGACCTGTACCGGCCGTCGGAGGAGCACGACATGCTCCGAGAGTCGGTGCGCTCGCTCGCCGAGGCGAAGATCGCGCCGTTCGCCGCCGCCGTCGACGAGGAGGCGCGTTTCCCGCAGGAGGCGCTGGAGGCACTGGTCGCCAACGACCTGCACGCCGTCCACGTACCGGAGTCCTACGGCGGCGCCGGCGCCGACGCGCTGGCCACCGTCATCGTGATCGAGGAAGTGGCCCGCGTCTGCTGTTCCTCCTCCCTCATCCCGGCGGTCAACAAGCTCGGCTCGCTGCCGGTGATCCTCTCCGGCTCCGAGGAGCTGAAGAAGAAGTACCTGGGCCCGCTGGCCAAGGGCGACGCGATGTTCTCGTACTGCCTGAGCGAGCCGGACGCAGGCTCCGACGCGGTCGGGATGAAGACCAAGGCCGTCCGCGACGGCGACCACTGGGTGCTGAACGGCGTCAAGCGCTGGATCACCAACGCCGGTGTCTCCGAGTACTACACGGTCATGGCCGTCACCGACCCCGAGAAGCGCTCGAAGGGCATCTCCGCCTTCGTCGTCGAGAAGTCCGACGAAGGCGTCTCCTTCGGCGCCCCGGAGAAGAAGCTCGGCATCAAGGGCTCCCCGACCCGCGAGGTCTACCTCGACAACGTCCGCATCCCCGCCGACCGCATGATCGGCGCCGAGGGCAGCGGCTTCGCCACCGCCATGAAGACCCTGGACCACACCCGCATCACCATCGCGGCCCAGGCGCTCGGCGTCGCCCAGGGCGCCCTGGACTACGCCAAGGGCTACGTCCAGGAGCGCAAGCAGTTCGGCAAGCCGATCGGTGACTTCCAGGGCGTCCAGTTCATGCTCGCCGACATGGCCATGAAGCTGGAGGCGGCCCGTCAGCTCACCTACGCCGCGGCCGCCAAGTCCGAACGCATCGCGGCCGGCGGCAAGGCCGAGGACCTGACCTTCTTCGGCGCCGCCGCCAAGTGCTACGCCTCGGACGCCGCCATGGAGATCACCACGGACGCGGTCCAGCTGCTCGGCGGCTATGGCTACACCCGCGACTACCCGCTGGAGCGGATGATGCGGGACGCCAAGATCACCCAGATTTATGAAGGTACGAATCAGGTGCAGCGCATCGTCATGGCGAGGAACCTGCCGCAGTAG
- a CDS encoding dipeptidase: MNAFEAAARELLAQWPVVDGHNDLPWALREQVRYDLDRRDIATDQSAHLHTDLPRLRAGGVGAQFWSVYVRSDFAGDTAVSATLEQIDAVGELVARYPDQLRLALTADAMEAARAEGRIASLMGAEGGHSINNSLATLRTLHRLGVRYLTLTHNDTIDWADSATDEPRHQGLTAFGEEVVREMNRCGMLVDLSHTSADTMRDALGVSTAPVIFSHSSARAVCDHPRNVPDDVLERLAANGGLAMATFVPKFVLPEAVAWTLRADENMRAHGLQPLDTTEAGRRVQRAFEAANPRPKATAATVADHLDHMREVAGVDHIGIGGDFDGTAFTPDGLADVAGYPNLIAELQGRNWSTADLAKLTWQNAVRTLRDAEDVARAEQRRRGPSHATIEQLDG, from the coding sequence GTGAATGCCTTCGAGGCGGCCGCGCGGGAGCTGCTCGCCCAGTGGCCCGTCGTCGACGGCCACAACGATCTGCCGTGGGCGCTGCGCGAACAGGTCCGCTACGACCTCGACCGCCGTGACATCGCCACCGACCAGTCCGCGCATCTGCACACCGACCTGCCCCGGCTGCGGGCCGGTGGCGTCGGCGCCCAGTTCTGGTCGGTGTACGTACGGTCCGACTTCGCGGGCGACACGGCGGTCAGTGCCACCCTCGAACAGATCGACGCGGTAGGGGAGTTGGTGGCCCGCTACCCCGACCAGCTGCGTCTCGCGCTCACCGCCGACGCCATGGAGGCGGCCCGCGCCGAGGGCCGGATCGCCTCCCTCATGGGCGCCGAGGGCGGCCACTCCATCAACAACTCACTGGCCACCCTGCGGACCCTGCACCGGCTCGGCGTCCGCTATCTGACGCTCACCCACAACGACACCATCGACTGGGCGGACTCCGCCACCGACGAGCCGCGCCACCAGGGCCTGACCGCCTTCGGCGAGGAGGTCGTCAGGGAGATGAACCGCTGCGGGATGCTGGTCGACCTCTCGCACACCTCGGCCGACACCATGCGCGACGCACTGGGCGTCAGCACCGCGCCGGTGATCTTCTCGCACTCCTCCGCCCGCGCCGTCTGCGACCATCCGCGCAATGTCCCCGACGACGTCCTGGAGCGGCTGGCCGCCAACGGCGGGCTCGCGATGGCCACGTTCGTGCCGAAGTTCGTGCTGCCCGAAGCGGTCGCGTGGACGCTGCGCGCGGACGAGAACATGCGCGCCCACGGCCTGCAACCCCTCGACACGACCGAGGCCGGCAGGAGGGTCCAGCGGGCCTTCGAGGCCGCCAACCCGCGGCCCAAGGCCACCGCGGCCACCGTCGCCGACCACCTCGACCATATGCGTGAGGTCGCCGGCGTCGACCACATCGGCATCGGCGGCGACTTCGACGGCACCGCCTTCACCCCGGACGGCCTGGCCGATGTCGCGGGCTACCCGAACCTGATCGCCGAATTGCAAGGCCGCAACTGGTCGACGGCCGATCTCGCCAAACTCACCTGGCAGAACGCGGTCCGTACGCTGCGCGACGCCGAGGACGTGGCCCGTGCGGAGCAGCGCCGGCGCGGCCCGTCGCACGCCACGATCGAGCAGCTGGACGGCTGA
- a CDS encoding CGNR zinc finger domain-containing protein, with translation MADRSAPDALLLVQDLVNTLDIETGEDALTADGGLGAFLRDHSLPETPSGHSRLTALRELCELREALRAVCLAHTVRAALPEDAARTLDRLLARAPLVLAIGPEGDAVLRPAPGLQGADRLTARIAAGIATAVADGTWTRLKACEAHDCRWAFYDKSPAGRSRWCTMAVCGSRAKMRTYRARRAESDR, from the coding sequence GTGGCAGACCGATCGGCTCCGGACGCCCTGCTCCTGGTGCAGGACCTGGTGAACACCCTCGACATCGAGACGGGCGAGGACGCGCTGACCGCCGACGGTGGCCTGGGCGCCTTCCTCCGCGACCACAGCCTGCCGGAAACCCCCTCAGGGCACAGCCGGTTGACGGCGCTGCGGGAACTCTGCGAACTCCGCGAGGCACTCCGCGCCGTCTGCCTCGCCCACACGGTCCGCGCCGCACTCCCCGAGGACGCCGCCCGGACGCTGGACCGGCTGCTGGCCCGCGCCCCCCTCGTTCTGGCCATCGGCCCCGAAGGCGACGCGGTGCTGCGCCCGGCCCCCGGCCTCCAGGGCGCGGACCGGCTCACTGCCCGTATCGCGGCCGGAATCGCCACGGCCGTCGCCGACGGCACCTGGACCCGGCTGAAGGCATGCGAGGCCCACGACTGCCGGTGGGCCTTCTACGACAAGAGCCCGGCCGGCCGCAGCCGCTGGTGCACCATGGCGGTCTGCGGCAGCCGGGCGAAGATGCGGACCTACCGCGCGCGACGCGCGGAGTCCGACCGGTAG